A single region of the Zootoca vivipara chromosome 2, rZooViv1.1, whole genome shotgun sequence genome encodes:
- the LOC118080677 gene encoding haloacid dehalogenase-like hydrolase domain-containing 5, translating to MRGMLLLPPLLLSRPLRPPGPRRLCSAAAASAAPAASAPGKSEAGSQLNIQPTFGFLLDIDGVLVRGKTPIPGARKAFQKLLNSQGEFSVPVVFVTNAGNCLRQKKADQLSHILGVPISQDQVMMSHSPLRMFRRYHDKCVLVSGQGPLLDIAKHVGFCRPITIDRLRENFPLLDMVDHNRRPKVSHPPEVELPKIEAIVLFGEPVRWETNLQLIIDVLLTSGYPGNPYAQATHPHIPVLACNMDLMWMAEAQSPRFGHGTFMVCLENIYKKITGKELKYEALMGKPSELTYHYAEYLIRTQATAKQWKKPIQTLYAIGDNLMTDIYGANLYNRYLQEKNSRRGSKARIQAKAAGGSRSATVTQEEEHENTWESELATATATSCRSVLVCTGVYNPHTEVPSDTRECITETVFHGHRDFRFDPALVEPNHIVPDVEAAVDLIFQLENFVPNENYRTP from the exons ATGAGGggaatgctgctgctgccgccgctcctcCTCAGCCGGCCTCTGCGACCTCCGGGGCCGAGAAGGCTttgcagcgccgccgccgcctcggctGCTCCTGCCGCCTCGGCCCCGGGGAAGAGCGAGGCGGGCTCGCAG CTCAACATACAACCTACCTTTGGCTTTCTGCTTGACATTGATGGAGTATTGGTACGAGGAAAGACACCAATTCCAGGCGCAAGAAAAGCCTTTCAAAAACTACTTAATTCTCAGGGAGAGTTTTCGGTTCCTGTAGTATTTGTCACGAATGCAGGAAACTGCCTTCGTCAGAAGAAAGCAGACCAGTTGTCTCATATTCTTGGAGTGCCA ATTTCCCAAGACCAAGTCATGATGTCCCACAGTCCTTTGCGAATGTTCAGACGTTACCATGACAAATGTGTTCTTGTGTCTGGACAAGGGCCTCTTCTTGATATTGCTAAGCA TGTTGGATTTTGTCGGCCTATTACAATCGACAGGCTGCGAGAAAACTTTCCCTTGTTGGACATGGTTGACCATAACAGAAGACCTAAAGTTTCA CATCCGCCTGAAGTGGAACTTCCCAAGATTGAGG CGATTGTTCTATTTGGTGAGCCAGTGAGATGGGAAACAAACCTGCAGTTGATCATAGATGTTCTTTTGACAAGTGGCTATCCTGGGAATCCATATGCTCAGGCAACTCACCCACATATTCCTGTACTGGCTTGCAACATGGATCTAATGTGGATGGCTGAAGCCCAGTCTCCAAG GTTTGGGCATGGAAcattcatggtttgtctggaaaACATTTACAAAAAGATCACTGGCAAAGAGCTGAAATATGAGGCTTTGATGGGAAAGCCTAGTGAACTGACCTATCACTATGCAGAATACCTGATCAGGACACAAGCAACTGCAAAACAATGGAAGAAGCCTATTCAAACCCTCTATGCCATTGG GGATAACCTAATGACAGATATTTATGGTGCTAATCTTTACAACCGCTACCTTCAAGAAAAGAACTCGAGACGAGGTTCCAAGGCACGTATCCAGGCCAAAGCTGCCGGCGGCTCAAGATCTGCCACAGTCACTCAGGAAGAAGAACATGAAAACACTTGGGAAAGTGAATTAGCGACTGCGACTGCCACAAGCTGTAGGTCTGTCCTTGTTTGCACCGGAGTTTACAACCCTCACACAGAGGTGCCCTCTGACACGAGGGAGTGCATAACTGAGACTGTGTTTCATGGGCACAGGGATTTTAGGTTTGATCCTGCTTTAGTAGAACCAAACCACATTGTTCCAGATGTTGAAGCTGCTGTCGACTTAATCTTCCAGCTAGAGAACTTTGTACCAAATGAAAATTACAGGACTCCTTAA